A genomic window from Tolypothrix sp. PCC 7910 includes:
- a CDS encoding radical SAM protein, whose protein sequence is MSATAYKQYPSCSSVYGPVESWRFGRSLGIDPIGSQSTCSFHCIYCQLGKIEARTTERQIFVPTSQIVDELEAMETLDNVDTVTLSGSGEPTLALNLEKIIGVVKRITKKPTVVLTNSTLLCDPTVRRDLIAADTVAAKLDAISSNQLQQVNRCVETINLPSLVAGIKQFRQEYSGNLAIQTMVLSPWTPERVMDYIQILHILQPDEVQLNIPSRPRVLVRQLDARGNDILQPAPYLMQNLRCVSTSVLASLATQIYNAVKIPVRYPGMASLV, encoded by the coding sequence ATGAGTGCTACAGCATATAAACAATATCCATCCTGTTCTTCTGTCTATGGCCCAGTAGAATCATGGCGATTTGGGCGATCGCTGGGCATCGATCCTATTGGTTCGCAATCTACCTGTTCCTTCCACTGTATCTACTGCCAGTTGGGAAAAATAGAGGCCAGAACAACTGAACGCCAAATTTTTGTACCTACATCTCAAATTGTTGATGAGTTGGAGGCTATGGAAACACTAGATAATGTAGATACAGTCACCCTGAGCGGTAGTGGTGAACCTACACTAGCCCTGAATTTAGAGAAAATTATCGGTGTTGTCAAAAGAATTACTAAAAAGCCAACTGTAGTTTTGACTAATAGTACCTTGCTATGCGATCCCACAGTCCGTAGAGATTTGATCGCGGCAGATACGGTAGCTGCAAAACTAGATGCCATTTCGTCAAATCAATTGCAGCAAGTCAATCGCTGTGTAGAGACAATTAATCTACCCAGCCTTGTGGCAGGAATCAAGCAATTTCGTCAGGAATATTCAGGAAATTTGGCTATTCAAACAATGGTCTTGTCTCCTTGGACACCAGAAAGGGTCATGGATTACATCCAAATCCTTCATATTCTGCAACCGGATGAGGTTCAACTCAATATTCCTTCCCGTCCCCGTGTTTTGGTACGCCAATTAGATGCACGTGGTAACGATATTCTCCAACCAGCCCCTTACCTCATGCAAAACCTTAGATGCGTCAGTACAAGCGTCTTAGCTTCGCTAGCTACTCAAATTTACAATGCAGTGAAAATCCCAGTGCGTTATCCAGGAATGGCTTCGCTGGTTTAG
- a CDS encoding tetratricopeptide repeat protein — MSQTSNPVTQWEQRRDEATRYYKRGEFQEYLALATENLKLARIIADRAREGYALNDIGLAHLGCWQPEKALECFNGALALAQEFGNVRAEATALSNLGSTYSRIGKFSLALASFEKALQIFRQLEDAQGEVSILNDVALVYTKLGEPKRALLLQNQILTMRRLLGDFSGEATTLNGIGFAYSALGQQEQALEYFQAALPIQKAVKNIVGEATTLNNIASIYSDLGQPKQALLLYHQVLLTRRALKDLSGEATTLNNLGFTYNSIANHSQALKYYKQAVAIYQQLGDRLGESSTLLNMGSLYATRRRKKLALSCYQNAQELAQEVEYQPLLEKVQQFIKAL; from the coding sequence ATGTCGCAAACTTCAAATCCAGTCACCCAGTGGGAACAACGTCGTGATGAAGCAACCCGCTATTACAAGCGAGGAGAATTTCAAGAATATCTTGCGCTTGCAACCGAAAATTTAAAGTTAGCTCGAATCATCGCAGATCGCGCCCGAGAAGGTTATGCATTGAATGACATTGGACTGGCTCACCTCGGTTGCTGGCAGCCGGAAAAGGCATTGGAGTGCTTTAATGGAGCATTAGCCTTAGCTCAAGAATTTGGCAATGTGCGAGCTGAGGCGACTGCACTCAGCAATTTAGGTTCTACCTATAGCCGTATAGGAAAGTTTTCCCTAGCTTTAGCATCTTTTGAAAAAGCACTGCAAATTTTTCGGCAATTAGAAGATGCTCAAGGTGAAGTTTCTATTCTTAATGATGTAGCACTAGTTTACACCAAATTGGGAGAACCAAAACGAGCGCTATTGCTACAAAATCAAATTTTGACAATGCGTCGCTTGCTAGGAGACTTTTCTGGCGAGGCGACAACCTTAAACGGGATTGGATTCGCCTACAGTGCTTTAGGTCAGCAAGAGCAAGCTCTAGAATATTTTCAAGCAGCATTGCCAATTCAAAAAGCTGTTAAGAATATAGTTGGCGAAGCTACTACCTTGAATAATATTGCCTCTATATACAGTGATTTAGGGCAACCAAAACAAGCACTATTGCTTTATCATCAAGTGCTATTGACACGTCGGGCACTCAAAGACCTCTCTGGTGAAGCCACCACTTTGAATAACCTTGGTTTTACCTACAACAGCATTGCAAATCATAGCCAAGCACTCAAATATTACAAGCAAGCTGTGGCGATTTATCAACAACTAGGCGATCGCCTAGGAGAGAGTTCGACTCTCTTGAACATGGGTAGCCTTTACGCCACCAGAAGACGTAAAAAATTAGCGCTATCCTGCTACCAAAATGCTCAAGAGTTAGCCCAGGAAGTCGAATATCAGCCACTATTGGAAAAAGTACAGCAGTTTATTAAGGCGTTGTAG
- a CDS encoding 4Fe-4S single cluster domain-containing protein yields the protein MESQPNHPSQQLMEIPPEHLNIMGYVDESEVNGPGCRAVVWVQGCSRECPGCFNPASWSFAVNQLISVDTLAENILKKPRNTGVTFSGGEPFWQAPALASLARKLKAAGLNVMSFTGFTLKQLQSESAPPGSQDLLEQLDILIDGPFVESLAIHSPNSPVSSSNQRVNIFNPDFQDKITWASDQIEIHVFKDGSRLVTGYQSLWQQVE from the coding sequence ATGGAATCCCAGCCAAATCACCCATCGCAACAACTTATGGAAATTCCCCCTGAGCATCTTAATATTATGGGCTACGTTGATGAATCTGAAGTTAACGGGCCTGGTTGTCGTGCTGTTGTTTGGGTGCAAGGTTGTTCCCGCGAATGTCCTGGCTGTTTTAATCCAGCATCTTGGTCATTTGCGGTCAACCAATTAATATCCGTTGATACCCTTGCTGAAAATATCCTGAAAAAGCCGCGCAATACAGGGGTAACTTTTTCTGGTGGCGAACCATTTTGGCAAGCACCTGCATTAGCATCTTTAGCACGTAAGCTGAAAGCTGCTGGATTAAATGTAATGTCATTTACTGGGTTCACTTTGAAGCAGCTGCAATCGGAATCTGCTCCCCCAGGTTCGCAAGATTTGTTAGAACAACTAGATATTCTGATTGATGGGCCATTTGTGGAGTCTTTGGCGATTCATTCTCCTAATTCTCCAGTTTCCTCCAGCAATCAACGAGTTAACATCTTTAATCCTGATTTCCAAGACAAAATTACCTGGGCTAGCGACCAGATAGAAATTCATGTCTTCAAAGATGGTAGCCGGTTGGTGACTGGCTACCAAAGTTTGTGGCAGCAGGTAGAGTAG
- a CDS encoding outer membrane beta-barrel protein — protein sequence MKLLKVLTASALVVSSVVLSAGMASAQTAGTDSNYIGVGIAAGATSGGQGNDDAQFGGNVQGRVTMPRTPVSLRGSVLFGGDATAIMPIVTYDAPIAKNTNVYFGGGYSFVTDEGKNTPLGNQNAPVVTLGAESEVANNVIVYGDAKWGIDAYRNSNADAVSFQTGVGYRF from the coding sequence ATGAAACTTCTCAAAGTTTTGACAGCTTCAGCCCTTGTTGTTTCTTCTGTTGTCCTCTCCGCTGGAATGGCTTCTGCTCAAACAGCTGGTACTGACAGCAACTACATCGGTGTTGGTATTGCCGCCGGTGCAACTAGTGGCGGACAAGGAAATGATGATGCTCAATTTGGCGGTAACGTGCAAGGACGGGTAACTATGCCCAGAACACCTGTGTCGCTTCGGGGTTCTGTTCTGTTTGGTGGTGATGCCACTGCAATTATGCCTATAGTTACATACGATGCGCCCATTGCCAAAAATACTAACGTTTACTTCGGTGGCGGTTACTCGTTTGTTACTGATGAAGGTAAAAACACCCCACTAGGTAATCAAAATGCACCCGTAGTTACCTTGGGTGCAGAATCAGAAGTTGCCAACAACGTCATCGTTTATGGCGATGCTAAATGGGGTATTGACGCTTACAGAAATAGTAATGCCGATGCCGTTAGCTTCCAAACTGGAGTAGGTTATAGATTCTAA
- a CDS encoding PAS domain S-box protein codes for MAINVQEIKILVVDDQPEDLEFLADILCCQGYQVKSVNSGKLAINQVTTFQPDLILLDLIMPEMDGYELWRYLIYEKTTQNIPIIFLSYPDEFFKKFKSYEIGTVDYISKPLHLEDVVLRVKNRLTLQNFQKQLTTKNPILFAAKDDVQHSSIYIDAMLHNTKVGICLTDENGYFLDVNPAYCQMYGFTREELIDQQFTLHYANLTDVAKSNLIQQYKNFIFNAAKSEKREFIITRKDGSRLPVEMTQVIGQQDDSKYFVVTTLINISDRQVTQAAQKSRERYLEALLAIQRKLSTFDGNKKCYTEIVQILGTAAKVSRVYIFENYHAASGGLVMSQCAEWCAPGIQPKNHNPALQSVAYDKSFPRWATLLSQGEIISDIVAECPELEREILASQGVLSILVLPIFVKGEFFGFIGFDNCVAARFWETAEVSLLQATAAAIAVAHEQTQLLETEKQARTELEKQNRQLQQQIRISEASRKARLFALKASEGKYRHLVETSQDIIWSVDIKGLITFINPAVRKLYGYEPQEMIGRAFTDFILPSQVTQMQEVFLRLLNGESIFQHEITCTTRDGSILYLMLNAIALHNDEGEVVGITGTASNITQRKRAEQALQASAIKLRQHNLVLTELATNQVLYQGDLKAAVSLITEVGAKNIAVERASVWLYAENETILQCINLFEQSQDQHSEGYSLVTADYPAYFQALHQNQLIVAHDACNDPRTREFLESYLTPLNITSMLDSPIRLGGKTVGVLCLESVLIAHHWTQEDQNFARSLGNLVSLALEARERRRAETARRISEEKLGSAFRSSPDPISLSIIPEMRYIEVNDSFCSFFGYSHAQVIGHTNQELQIWVNPEEYAYLQQILRQTKAIRNHEVDVRTATGEVKTTLFSAEMIEIDGQQYILGTAKDITERKQAENESRLLLLTTQAITRAIDVNTALVVILRLICQNIGWDFGEAWIPSDDGKVLEHTLSWYGEDSSLEEFGLESKTITLNLGEDLPGRVWQQKQPEWLEDVSRVTQPVFLRSPQAARVGLKAVFGVPILASNKVLAILAFFKSSPVQVDKRLLLLVSAVAAQLGGLIQRKQVEAAHRKSEERLQLALEASDLGLWDWNLTSNKIYRDWRWKKMLGYEEHEIEDNIQAFEQLVHPEDLSLVNAVLAQHLQGASPIYEVEFRMQCASGTWKWIQTRGQIFERDEQGVPLRMTGTNKDITERKALEKEIALREARLNAFFSGAPVGMSILDNQLRFVQINELQADINGYPQKDHIGKTIQEIIPHIAPVVTPYYEQVLSTGKPILNLEVSSPVPKQPDTVRHFLISYFPIPGEDDRPSGVGTVMVEISDRKYAEQKLRLANERLQYLLTSSPVVIYSCKTAGDFGTTFMSENVKKMLGYEAREFLQDSSFWLRHVHPEDVESILKKFSELFEQEYRSYEYRFLHADGTYHWIYEQVRLIRDEAGNPIECVGYLADVNVRKLAELALQASQQRYQLLAEASPACIFHTDVDGNVLYFNQRWSEITGLSLVESLGKAWTKAMHPDDYEQLLSTWNEARFRKSPYKMEQRFLTPDGRIVWVICQALPEIGEDGEIKGYIGTVTDITERKLAEEALQESAERERAIAQVIQRMRQTLDLETIFAATTQELRQVLDCDRVAVYRFHPDWTGEFVSESVGFGWSSLMETQKHDPALAEGALEEGRCIWKMLDSIQEVLDLERDTIPHSEYNQVANFRCVADIDKVKFQDDYISFLERLQARAYITVPILCGNEVWGLLASYQNSGPRQWKTEEINIVVQIGNQLGVALQQAQLLAQTQSQSQALQAAAIAADAANRAKSEFLANMSHELRTPLNAILGFTQIMSRENSLSSEHQQHLAIINRAGEHLLNLINDILEMSKIEAGRTTLNVTSFDLIHLLKSLEDMLHFRAASKNLELIFEYAADIPQYVQTDESKLLQVLLNLLGNAIKFTHQGSVILRVTSHTIEQNSSYLTQILFEVQDTGPGIAPQEIDLLFEAFGQTETGRKSQQGTGLGLAISRKYVQLMGGDIRVNSTLGEGSKFTFDIQINLASASDIQLQPTKSPVIGLAPNQKNARILVVDDARESRLLIVELLTSIGFEVQEATNGKEAIAQWQEWQPHLIFMDMRMPIMDGYEATKLIKASESKLSIPQRRTIIIALTANAFEEQRAAMIKAGCDDLINKPFREEILLEKLSTYLGVKYLYQQESNQLGKANFNKKEQIVTSSELLSLLSQMPPEWITQLYHAAAQCSDGMILDLLDQIPLQNTVLKTFLTDLADNFYFEKIMELTEQLDIS; via the coding sequence ATGGCAATTAATGTTCAAGAAATCAAAATTTTAGTGGTTGACGATCAGCCAGAAGATTTAGAATTTTTAGCAGATATTCTCTGCTGTCAAGGGTATCAAGTTAAAAGTGTCAATTCGGGTAAACTCGCAATTAATCAGGTAACTACTTTTCAACCTGATTTAATTTTGCTAGATCTGATAATGCCAGAGATGGATGGATATGAACTTTGGCGATATCTTATATATGAAAAAACTACACAAAATATCCCCATAATTTTTCTCAGCTATCCAGATGAATTTTTCAAAAAATTTAAGTCTTATGAAATAGGGACTGTTGATTATATTTCTAAGCCATTACATTTGGAAGATGTTGTATTACGGGTAAAAAATAGACTCACGCTGCAAAACTTCCAAAAGCAGTTAACAACTAAAAATCCTATTTTGTTTGCAGCAAAGGACGATGTACAGCACAGCAGCATATATATAGATGCGATGTTGCATAATACCAAAGTAGGTATTTGCCTGACGGATGAAAATGGATATTTTTTAGATGTGAATCCTGCCTACTGCCAAATGTATGGATTTACCCGTGAAGAACTGATTGATCAGCAATTTACATTACATTATGCAAATTTAACAGATGTAGCTAAATCTAATTTAATTCAGCAATATAAAAATTTTATTTTTAACGCGGCTAAGTCAGAAAAAAGAGAATTTATTATTACGCGTAAAGATGGTTCGCGCTTACCTGTAGAGATGACCCAGGTAATTGGTCAACAGGATGATAGCAAATATTTTGTGGTAACCACACTCATAAATATTAGCGATCGCCAAGTTACACAAGCTGCCCAAAAATCTCGCGAACGCTATTTAGAAGCTTTGCTAGCAATTCAACGCAAATTGTCTACTTTTGATGGCAATAAAAAATGCTACACCGAAATTGTGCAAATTTTAGGGACAGCAGCAAAAGTAAGTCGTGTATATATTTTTGAAAATTACCACGCAGCCAGTGGTGGTTTGGTGATGAGTCAATGTGCTGAATGGTGTGCACCGGGAATTCAGCCAAAAAATCATAACCCTGCTTTACAAAGTGTTGCTTATGATAAGTCTTTTCCACGTTGGGCTACCTTATTATCACAAGGCGAAATTATTTCCGATATCGTAGCGGAATGTCCGGAATTAGAACGGGAGATTTTAGCTAGTCAGGGAGTTTTATCAATTCTGGTTCTCCCAATTTTTGTTAAAGGTGAGTTTTTTGGTTTCATCGGCTTTGATAACTGTGTTGCTGCCCGTTTTTGGGAAACTGCAGAAGTCTCACTTTTACAAGCCACCGCAGCGGCTATTGCTGTTGCTCACGAGCAAACTCAACTATTAGAAACAGAAAAACAAGCACGTACAGAATTAGAAAAGCAAAATCGCCAACTCCAGCAGCAAATTCGCATCAGTGAAGCTTCGCGGAAGGCGCGCCTGTTTGCTCTCAAAGCCAGCGAAGGTAAATATCGTCACTTAGTTGAGACTTCCCAAGACATCATTTGGTCTGTGGATATAAAAGGATTAATTACTTTTATTAATCCGGCGGTGAGAAAGTTATATGGTTACGAACCCCAAGAGATGATTGGGCGGGCGTTTACTGATTTTATTTTGCCCAGCCAAGTTACCCAAATGCAGGAAGTTTTTCTGCGTCTTCTCAATGGCGAGTCGATTTTTCAGCATGAAATTACCTGTACTACGAGAGATGGTAGCATCCTGTATCTGATGCTGAATGCGATCGCTTTACATAATGATGAGGGCGAAGTTGTTGGCATCACTGGTACAGCTAGTAATATTACGCAGCGCAAACGCGCCGAACAAGCATTACAAGCCAGTGCTATTAAACTCCGTCAGCATAATTTAGTACTTACAGAACTCGCCACCAATCAGGTGCTTTATCAAGGCGACTTAAAAGCGGCTGTAAGTCTGATTACAGAAGTAGGGGCAAAAAATATTGCGGTGGAACGAGCTAGCGTTTGGCTATATGCAGAAAACGAAACAATTCTGCAGTGCATAAATTTATTTGAGCAAAGCCAAGATCAGCATAGCGAAGGATATTCCCTAGTTACCGCAGATTATCCGGCTTATTTCCAAGCTTTGCATCAAAACCAGTTAATTGTTGCCCATGATGCTTGCAACGATCCTCGCACTAGAGAATTCTTGGAGTCATACTTGACTCCCTTAAACATTACTTCGATGCTGGATTCACCAATCCGGCTAGGGGGAAAAACTGTCGGTGTTTTATGCCTAGAATCTGTATTAATTGCTCATCATTGGACACAAGAAGACCAAAATTTTGCCCGTTCTTTAGGAAATTTAGTCTCTTTGGCTCTAGAAGCACGAGAACGTAGACGCGCTGAAACTGCACGCCGCATTTCTGAAGAAAAGTTAGGTTCAGCTTTTCGCTCATCTCCTGACCCGATTAGCCTCAGTATTATTCCGGAGATGCGCTATATCGAAGTTAACGATAGCTTTTGTTCATTTTTTGGTTATTCCCATGCTCAAGTCATTGGACATACTAACCAAGAATTGCAGATTTGGGTAAATCCAGAAGAATATGCTTATCTTCAGCAAATTTTGCGCCAAACAAAAGCAATTCGTAACCATGAAGTTGATGTCCGTACAGCTACAGGCGAAGTGAAAACTACCCTGTTCAGCGCGGAAATGATCGAAATTGATGGGCAACAGTACATATTGGGTACAGCTAAAGACATTACTGAGCGCAAACAAGCTGAAAACGAAAGCCGTTTATTGCTGTTAACTACTCAAGCGATAACTCGCGCTATTGATGTAAACACAGCTTTAGTAGTCATTTTGCGCTTAATTTGCCAAAATATCGGCTGGGATTTTGGCGAAGCTTGGATACCGAGCGATGATGGTAAGGTTTTAGAACATACTCTCAGTTGGTACGGTGAAGATAGCAGTTTAGAAGAATTCGGCTTAGAAAGTAAAACTATTACCTTAAATCTGGGCGAAGATTTGCCAGGGCGAGTTTGGCAACAAAAACAACCAGAATGGCTGGAAGATGTTTCTCGTGTCACACAGCCTGTTTTTTTGCGATCGCCACAAGCAGCTAGAGTAGGATTAAAAGCTGTGTTTGGTGTGCCAATTTTAGCTAGTAACAAAGTCTTAGCAATTTTGGCATTTTTTAAAAGCAGCCCGGTACAAGTTGATAAGCGGTTGCTATTGCTAGTATCTGCGGTTGCAGCCCAGTTAGGGGGATTAATTCAGCGCAAACAGGTAGAAGCAGCCCATAGAAAGAGCGAAGAACGTTTGCAATTGGCTTTAGAAGCCAGCGATTTAGGATTGTGGGATTGGAATCTCACTAGTAACAAAATATATCGTGACTGGCGCTGGAAGAAAATGCTGGGCTATGAAGAACATGAAATTGAAGATAATATCCAAGCTTTTGAGCAATTAGTTCATCCCGAAGATTTATCTTTAGTTAACGCAGTTTTAGCGCAGCATTTGCAAGGTGCAAGCCCGATTTATGAAGTGGAATTTCGGATGCAATGCGCCTCAGGTACTTGGAAGTGGATTCAAACTCGCGGGCAAATTTTTGAGCGTGATGAACAGGGTGTACCACTGCGAATGACAGGTACAAACAAAGATATCACTGAACGCAAAGCCTTAGAAAAAGAAATTGCCCTGAGAGAAGCGCGTCTTAATGCCTTTTTCTCTGGTGCGCCTGTGGGTATGAGTATTTTAGATAATCAACTGCGGTTTGTGCAAATCAACGAATTACAGGCAGATATTAATGGATATCCGCAAAAAGACCACATTGGTAAGACTATTCAGGAAATTATTCCCCATATTGCCCCTGTGGTCACTCCATATTATGAGCAGGTGTTATCAACTGGAAAACCGATTCTCAACTTAGAAGTCAGCAGTCCTGTACCCAAGCAACCAGATACGGTACGTCACTTCTTGATTTCCTATTTTCCCATTCCTGGTGAAGACGATCGCCCTTCTGGTGTGGGTACAGTCATGGTAGAAATTAGCGATCGCAAATATGCAGAGCAAAAACTGCGTTTAGCTAACGAACGCTTACAATATCTCCTGACTTCTAGCCCGGTGGTGATTTATAGCTGCAAAACTGCTGGGGATTTTGGCACGACTTTTATGAGTGAGAACGTGAAGAAAATGCTCGGCTATGAAGCGCGAGAATTTCTTCAAGATTCTAGTTTCTGGTTGCGTCACGTCCACCCAGAAGATGTGGAATCTATTTTGAAAAAGTTTTCTGAGCTGTTTGAGCAGGAGTATCGGTCTTACGAATACCGCTTTTTACACGCTGACGGGACTTACCATTGGATATACGAGCAAGTGCGGTTAATCCGTGATGAGGCTGGTAACCCTATAGAATGTGTTGGTTATTTAGCAGATGTCAATGTGCGGAAGTTGGCAGAATTAGCTTTGCAAGCCAGTCAACAACGATATCAACTGTTAGCAGAAGCCTCACCAGCTTGTATTTTCCATACTGATGTTGATGGCAATGTTTTATATTTTAATCAACGCTGGAGTGAAATTACTGGGCTTTCCTTAGTCGAGTCTCTGGGTAAAGCTTGGACAAAAGCGATGCATCCAGATGATTACGAGCAATTGTTATCTACATGGAATGAAGCCAGATTCAGAAAAAGCCCCTATAAAATGGAACAACGCTTCCTCACGCCTGATGGAAGGATAGTTTGGGTAATTTGCCAGGCATTGCCAGAAATCGGCGAAGATGGCGAAATCAAGGGCTATATCGGCACAGTTACAGATATTACCGAGCGCAAGCTAGCAGAAGAAGCATTACAAGAAAGTGCTGAACGGGAAAGAGCGATCGCCCAAGTTATTCAAAGGATGCGGCAAACCTTAGATTTAGAGACGATTTTCGCCGCCACGACCCAAGAATTACGACAAGTGTTAGACTGCGATCGCGTTGCGGTTTACCGTTTCCATCCCGATTGGACTGGGGAATTTGTCTCTGAATCGGTAGGATTTGGTTGGTCTTCTCTCATGGAAACACAAAAACATGACCCCGCTCTTGCTGAAGGTGCTTTAGAAGAAGGGCGCTGTATTTGGAAAATGTTGGATAGTATACAGGAGGTACTCGATTTAGAGCGAGATACCATCCCACACAGTGAGTATAACCAAGTCGCCAATTTCCGCTGTGTTGCAGACATTGACAAAGTCAAGTTTCAAGATGATTACATCAGCTTTTTAGAGCGTCTGCAAGCCAGAGCCTATATTACTGTGCCAATTTTATGTGGCAATGAAGTCTGGGGATTATTAGCCAGTTACCAAAATTCTGGCCCCCGCCAATGGAAGACAGAAGAAATTAACATTGTTGTTCAAATTGGTAATCAGCTAGGAGTTGCTTTACAGCAAGCACAATTGCTCGCACAAACGCAAAGTCAGTCACAAGCATTACAAGCAGCTGCGATCGCAGCTGATGCGGCTAATCGTGCTAAAAGTGAATTTCTAGCGAATATGAGCCATGAATTGCGAACACCACTCAACGCGATTCTCGGTTTCACCCAAATCATGAGCCGCGAAAATAGCTTATCCAGCGAACATCAGCAGCACTTAGCAATTATTAATCGTGCTGGTGAGCATCTGTTGAATTTAATTAATGACATTTTAGAAATGTCGAAAATTGAAGCTGGTAGAACTACTTTGAATGTCACTAGCTTCGATTTAATTCATTTATTAAAAAGCTTGGAAGATATGTTGCACTTCCGAGCTGCTTCTAAAAACTTAGAGTTGATATTTGAATATGCTGCTGATATTCCTCAATATGTGCAAACTGATGAAAGTAAATTACTGCAAGTTCTGCTCAATCTTTTAGGAAATGCTATCAAGTTTACTCACCAGGGTAGTGTAATACTGAGAGTTACATCCCACACCATTGAGCAAAATTCATCTTATCTCACACAAATTTTATTTGAAGTCCAAGATACTGGCCCTGGTATTGCCCCCCAAGAGATTGATTTATTATTTGAAGCTTTTGGACAAACTGAAACTGGCAGAAAATCGCAACAAGGAACAGGATTAGGGTTAGCCATTAGCCGTAAATATGTACAACTGATGGGTGGAGATATTAGGGTTAATAGCACTTTGGGAGAAGGTAGTAAATTTACTTTTGATATTCAAATTAACCTCGCTTCAGCTAGTGACATTCAGCTTCAACCAACTAAATCTCCAGTTATTGGTTTAGCACCGAATCAAAAAAACGCTCGCATCCTAGTAGTTGATGATGCTAGAGAAAGCCGTTTATTGATAGTAGAACTATTAACATCTATTGGTTTTGAGGTACAAGAAGCTACTAACGGCAAAGAAGCGATCGCCCAATGGCAAGAATGGCAACCACACCTAATTTTTATGGATATGCGGATGCCAATCATGGATGGCTACGAAGCAACAAAATTGATTAAAGCTTCAGAAAGCAAACTTTCTATCCCTCAGCGCCGGACTATCATTATCGCCTTAACTGCTAATGCGTTTGAAGAACAACGTGCCGCCATGATCAAAGCTGGTTGTGATGACTTAATTAATAAACCCTTCCGCGAAGAAATCTTACTAGAAAAGCTGAGTACTTATTTGGGAGTCAAATATCTTTATCAGCAAGAAAGTAACCAATTGGGAAAGGCGAATTTCAATAAAAAAGAACAAATTGTAACTTCTAGTGAATTACTATCTTTGTTATCGCAAATGCCACCGGAATGGATAACCCAGTTATACCATGCTGCGGCTCAGTGCAGCGATGGTATGATTTTAGACTTACTCGACCAGATTCCTCTACAAAATACTGTATTAAAAACTTTTTTAACTGACTTAGCAGATAACTTTTATTTTGAAAAAATTATGGAACTCACTGAGCAACTTGATATTTCGTAA
- a CDS encoding ribbon-helix-helix protein, CopG family, translated as MTDRRRSDDYKQISGYIPLDLALEFKSICARLGISQSDAIEEMAQEWIAQKTGSRSNSSRNAAPKTIADLVRTNMAELKRCGVKNLSALAKGEVLPTPGDFAIITSVLAIPEEERIKIWQETFKLSVYQDTRGVKVYRDSGGVKEDECEYS; from the coding sequence ATGACTGACAGAAGGCGTTCTGATGATTACAAGCAAATCAGCGGCTATATTCCCCTAGATTTAGCTCTGGAGTTCAAGAGCATCTGTGCTCGTTTAGGCATTTCCCAAAGCGATGCGATCGAAGAGATGGCCCAAGAGTGGATAGCCCAAAAAACGGGTTCTCGCTCGAATAGTTCTCGAAATGCTGCTCCCAAAACCATTGCTGATTTGGTGCGAACCAATATGGCAGAACTGAAACGCTGTGGAGTAAAAAACTTATCAGCGTTAGCCAAAGGTGAAGTTTTACCAACACCAGGGGACTTTGCCATTATCACATCGGTTTTAGCCATCCCGGAGGAGGAAAGGATAAAGATTTGGCAAGAAACCTTTAAATTGTCCGTATATCAAGATACTAGGGGTGTAAAAGTGTATAGAGATTCTGGAGGTGTCAAAGAAGATGAGTGTGAGTATTCTTAG
- a CDS encoding DUF6174 domain-containing protein, whose product MRLSIIVSAGLVSTGLLLALGLNKPAISQSPAQVAQSSAIANTNLQEFRQNRRVWSQQRIRNYRYKVSRSCFCTEEARGPVTIEVRNGQTVSITDKNGKKVNPELFQEYSTLPKVFNVIRDAIAKRASSMNVNYNKKLGYPTQINIDYNSQMADEELYLTIEDFKEIK is encoded by the coding sequence ATGCGCTTAAGTATTATTGTTAGTGCCGGATTAGTTAGTACAGGATTATTACTCGCTTTGGGTTTAAACAAACCAGCAATATCTCAATCTCCAGCACAGGTAGCACAGTCATCAGCGATCGCTAACACAAACTTACAGGAATTTAGACAGAATCGCCGGGTATGGAGTCAGCAAAGAATCCGTAACTACCGCTACAAAGTTAGTAGAAGTTGTTTCTGTACAGAAGAAGCTAGAGGCCCAGTAACAATTGAAGTGCGTAACGGGCAAACAGTGTCAATTACCGATAAAAATGGTAAAAAAGTCAATCCCGAGTTATTTCAGGAATACAGTACACTGCCCAAAGTTTTCAATGTAATTCGGGATGCGATCGCCAAAAGAGCATCCAGTATGAATGTCAATTACAATAAAAAACTCGGCTATCCGACTCAAATTAACATCGATTACAACAGTCAGATGGCCGATGAAGAATTATATCTCACAATCGAAGATTTCAAAGAAATTAAGTGA